GACCGGGGAGTCGCCGCGTGGCGAGAAGGAGCATCAGCCCGCGACGCAGGACATGTCCAGCCGATGAGGCGGTCGTCGCGGCGGCGCGGCGGGAGCCGGCCGGCTTCTATCCTGGCCGGATGAACCTGGAGTTCAGCGGCGAGCTGTGGTTTTGGCGAGGGCCGGCGCCATGGCACTTCATCACCGTCGCCGAACCGGAGTGCCGCCAGCTGGAAGCGGCCTCCCCGGTGCTCTCCTACGGCTGGGGGATGATCCCGGTCGCGGCGAGGATCGGGGCGACCGAGTGGAAGACGTCGCTGTGGCCTAAGGACGGGCTCTATGTCGTGCCGGTCAAGGCGTGGGTGCGCAAGGCCGAAGGGCTGGAGTTGGGCGACGTGCTGACGGTGCGCCTGAGCCTGGACCTCTGAGCGGCCCGGCCAGCCACTAGCCGGCTCAAGCTGACATGGTCGACAACCCTCAGGTGCTGGCCGGCCGGCGACCACCTAGCCTGAGCAGATGACCGACCCCGAGCAGCAGGCCCGGCAGCGCCCCGACCCGGCCGGCGGGCCGTTGGCCGACCTGCTGGTGATCGACCTGTCCCGGGCGCTGGCCGGCCCGCACGCGGCGATGATGCTGGGCGATCAGGGCGCCCGGGTGATCAAGGTCGAGGCGCCGGGGCACGGCGATGACACCCGGGGCTGGGGGCCGCCCTTCCTCCACCCCACCGAGGGCGAGCGCGAGTCGACCTACTTCCTGTCCTGCAACCGGAACAAGGAGTCGATCACCCTGGACCTGAAGGACCCGGCCGGCGCGGCGACGCTGGCCCGGCTGGTCCGGCAGGCCGACGTCCTGGTGGAGAACTTCCGAACCGGAGTGCTCGACCGGCTGGGATTCTCGATGGACAGGCTGCACGAGCTCAACCCCGGTCTGGTGATCCTCTCGATCACCGGCTTCGGCCACGACGGCCCCGAAGGCGGCCGGCCGGGCTATGACCAGATCGCCCAGGGCGAGGGCGGGCTGATGTCGCTGACCGGCTCATCGCCGGATGAGCCGACCAAGGTCGGCGTGCCGATCGCGGACCTGCTGGCCGGGATGTACGGCGCCTACGGGGTGCTGGCCGCCCTGCACGAGCGGCGCGCCACCGGCCGGGGTCAGGTGGTGCGCACCTCACTGCTGGCCGGCATGGTCGGCGTGCACGCCTTTCAGGGCACCCGCTACACGGTGGCCGGCGAGGTGCCGCAGGTGGCCGGGCGCCACCATCCCTCGATCTGCCCGTACGGGCTGTTCTCAGCCGCGGACGGGATGGTGCAGATCGCGGTGGGCAGTGACCGGCTGTGGGAGGCGTTCGCGGCCGCTTTCGGCCTCGACAGGCCGCAGTGGTCCCGCAACGCCGACCGGGTCGCCGACCGCGAGGCGGTGATCGCCGCCGTCGACAAGGCCTTCGGCGGCTACACCCGGGAGCGGTTGATGGCGCTGCTGTCCGAGCTGGGCACCCCTGCCGGGCAGGTGCGCTCGCTCGATGAGGTCTATGAGTGGGAGCAGACCCGGTCGCAAGGACTGCTGATCGAGGTCGAGCATCCCAGCCTTGGCGCCGTGGCCCTGCCCGGGCCGCCGGTCCGCTACGACACCGGCGGACGCCAGGAGCACCAGCCGCCGCCGACGCTCGGGCAGCACAATGACGCGGTTCTGGCGTGGCTGGACGAGGTGGACCCGCCCGAGGCCGGCTAGCCGCTGGTTGCAATCGCTAGTTGCAATCGCTAGTTGCAATTACGAGAGCCGGAGTCGCTGAACGGGGTGCTGCTGTCAGGCACGAAGGACCAGGTGTAACTGGTGGGCCGCAACGTCGTCTTCAGCACTCCGAAGATGTTCGACTTGCGCACGACGCTGTTGGCCGCGGTCGTTCCGAAGCCGCTGTAGAACGAGCCACCGGTCCCCACCACGATCTCGGTCATGCCGGTCGAACTCGCGGCTCCGGAGGCGCTCATGGGTGCGAAGCGCTCATAGCTGTGGGAATGCCCTGCCAGGTACAGGTCCACCCCGGCCGCGACCATGGCATTGACCAGCGGGGCGATGTCGGAGCTGGCGAAGCTGTTGGAGCTCCACCGCGGCCGATGGCCGAACACCAGGGTGCACTTCGTGGGGTACTGGGCGAGGTCGGCCTTCAACCACTTCTCCTGCGGTGAGCCGACGGCACAACCCACGCCGTTGTTGATTCTGGTGCATTCGGTGTTGATCGCCACGATGTGCCAGCTGCCGAGATTGAAGCTGTAGTACCCGGGGCAGTTGGACAGGCAGCTCGAGCCGCCGGTCGCAGCTGTCTTGAAATAACCGAAGTAACCTGCCGCGCCGCTCGTGCCGTACTCATGGTTGCCCACCACAGGACGGGTGAGCGTCTTCAGCACGCCCCACGATTTGTCATAGGAGGCGAGGAAGTCACTGGAACTGCCTGAGTTGTACTGGGCGTCACCCAATTCGAGCACCGTTTTCGGGCGGATGCCCTGGACGAGGGCCGCTGTGGCCTTCATGTGGCAGTGCCCGGCGACACCCAACCCCCCATTGAAGTCGGCGTCATCGGGATCGCAGGCGATGTCGCCGGCCGCGGCGATCACCGGATCCGCGGTCGGCGTGGGGGAGGGGGTGGCGGTGGTGGTCTTGGTCGCGGTCGGCGTGGGCGTCGGGGTGGCGGTTGTGGCCGGAGTGCTGGTCTTGCTGGGGCTGGTGCTGGGCGTGGCGGTGCTGCTGGATGGTGGGGTCGTGCTGGGCGCGGTGCTGCTCGACGGTGGGGCGGTGCTGCTGGATGGTGGGGTCGTGCTCGGCGCGGTGCTGCTCGGCGCGGTAGTCGTGCTGGGCGCGGTGCTGCTGGGCGCGGTAGTCGTGCTGGGCGCGGTGCTGCTCGGCGGCGGGGTCGTGCTCGGCGCGGTGCTGCTCGGCGCGGTGCTGCTCGGCGCGGTAGTCGTGCTGGGCGCGGTAGTCGTGCTGCTCGGTGGCGTGGTCGGGCCGCTGGCGGTTGTCGGGTCGGTGGGCGTCGGGGTAGCCGTGTCGGTGGGCGTCGGGGTAGCCGTGTCGGTCGGCGTCGCGGTCGTGGCGCCGGGTGTCGCCGTCTGGCTGGCTGTGGCTGTCTCGGACGGGGACGCCGTGTCCGTGGGCGTCGCGGTGCTGGGGGTGGGGGTGGGGACGCCCGTGCCGCTGTTCTCGGTGATGAGCAACTGGGGTGGATTGGCGCCCTCGCGACTGTCGGCCCAGCGGGTGGCGGTGGCCGTGGTGGTGAGCGCGAAGGAGTAGCTGCCGTTGCCGGTCACCACCGAGCTCACGTCGGCGGTGGCGCGGGTGCCCGCAGTGAGGGCGCCGGTGGTCGAGATCGCCGATCCATAGGCCGGCTTGTTCGCATACGTCAGCGTCGCCTCGTTCCAGTCGCCGGTAACCAGGCGCACCGCGGTCCTGGTCGATCCGCTGGATTGGCTGTAGTAGCTCAGCGTCGCTGAACCGGGCGGGCCGGACAGCCCGGTGACCTCGAAGCGCAGGTAGCTGATCATCGTCGTCGTGCTGGAGCCGTTGCTGGCCAGCTGGAGCGCGCTGCCGTAGTTCGTCGCGGACTGGTCCGATCGGACGTAGGCGTCCGCCGAGGCTGTGAGCGTGAGGGTCGTGCTGGAGGCCGTCGTCGGACTCGCTGTCACCGCGATGAGGAGGGCGATCGCGGTGGCCACCACGCAGCCGAGCGCGCGACCGGCCGCAGTTCGCACCCGGTTCGACCAGGCCCCTGCGGCGTACCGCCCGGCGGCCATCACTCACCTTCCAGGATCTCGTCGACGGACTCTTGAGCGGCGGCCTGCTGCACGACGCCCACGTCCAGCGCTGCTCGAGCCGCCGCGAAGTCTTGGGCGAGGCAGGCCGAGGCCGCCGTGGTGAAAGTCGTCATGGGCGGCTGCATCGCTGTCGCCAGCTCTTGCCCCGCAGGAGAAAGGCCTCGCAGCGCCGGTAGGGCAGTCGACAGCGCCCGCGCGGCAGTGTCGAGCGGTCGGCACTCAGCGGCGTCGCCGGTCGCTACCGCGCGTTGGGCCCGCAGCAGCGCGTCGTTGAACCTGACCTTCACCGCGTCGTTGGCCAGGAACCAGCGTTGAATCGCGGCGTCCGTGCCCGGGATCGGACGGCTGCCGCCCTGCTGCGCCAGCCCGCCCAACGCCAACGGCTCGCCGGCCGCAGCCGGCGCCACCTCGCCTGCGGCGTTTGACGGGTTTGGGGAATCAGCGCTGGAGCACCCTGCCGACAGCACGACTACACCTAGCGCGGCCGCCTCAACAAGCCGAATACCCGTACTGCGCATCCTGATGCTCCCGCTTGCCGTGAGGCCCGGAGCCGCAGGATCTTTTCACCGACGCGTAGCCTCGCCTGACAAGTCTGCTGCGAATCGTTGCCAGTGCAGACACCGAGTTGGTAACGAATGATTGATCATTCGTCGTCGAGGCGGATGAATGCGGATCGGCGCCGCAGTCCCGGCTTCTGGTCGGATGTGGTGCGGTGGAAAGTCGCATGTGTGCGGTAGAAATAGGGATGGATCAGCGCTACCGCCTGCCCACCCGCCCGGTCACGGACCCTCGGGCGGTCGTGCGAGGTCCGGACTACCGGATCACCGTGCTGGCCGACGGTCTGCTGCGCCTGGAGCATTCCGCTGACGAGGCGTTCGAGGATCGCGCCTCGGCGTTCGCGATCAACCGCGAGCTGCCGGTGCCGGCCTTCGAGGTGGTCGAGACCGATTCCCATCTGGAGGTTCTCACCGAGCGGTTGCAGCTGGTCTATGACCGCGGCCCGTTCTCGACCTCGGGGCTGAGCGTGCAGGTCCGCGGCGGGGTGAGCAGCTGGCACAGCGTCTGGCGCTACGGCGACCGCCCGGCCGACGGCGACGGCAATCTCGGCGGCACCGCCCGCACCCTGGACATGGCAGACGGCGCGCTGCCAGTGGAGCCAGGGGTGCTCTCGCGCAACGGCTACGCGATGATCGACGATTCGCGCACCCCGGTCCTGAACTCCGACGGCTGGGTCAGCCCTCGGCCCGGCGACGCCGAGGACCTCTACGTCTTCGCCTACGGCCGGGACTACCCGCAAGCGCTGCGGGCCCTGTACGCGCTGTCCGGAGGGCAGCCGCTGCTGCCGCGCTGGGCGCTGGGCAACTGGTGGAGCCGCTATCACCGTTACAGCGCCGCCGAGTACCTGGCGCTGCTGGACCGCTTCGCCGAGGAGGGCATCCCGTTCTCCGTGGCGGTGCTGGACATGGACTGGCACCTGGTCGACGTCGAGCCGCGGTTCGGCAGCGGTTGGACCGGCTACACCTGGAACCGCGAGCTGTTCGAAGACCCGCCGGCGTTCCTGGCCGAACTCCACCGGCGCGGGCTCAAGGTCACCCTCAACGACCACCCGGCCGACGGCGTGCGCGCCTACGAGGACGCCTACCCGGCGATGGCCCAGGCGCTGGGCCTGGACCCGGCCAGCGAGCGTCCGATCGCCTTCGACGTGACCGACCCCGACTTTCTGACGGCCTATTTCCAGATCCTGCACCGGCAGTTGGAGGAGCAGGGCGTCGACTTCTGGTGGCTGGACTGGCAGCAGGGCCCGCACAGCCGGATCGCGGGCATCGACCCGCTGTGGATGCTCAACCACTTCCACTTTCTCGACAGCGCCCGCGACGGCCGGCGGCCGCTGACCTTCTCTCGCTACGCCGGCCCCGGCAGCCACCGCTATCCGGTCGGCTTCTCCGGCGACACCATCACCACCTGGGCGTCGCTGGACTTCCAGCCGGAGTTCACCGCGACCGCGTCCAACATCGGCTACGGCTGGTGGAGTCACGACATCGGCGGGCACATGGGCGGCGCCAAGGACGACGAGCTGGCCACCCGGTGGCTGCAGCTCGGGGTCTTCTCACCGATCTGCCGGCTGCACTCGGTGCTCAGCCCGTTCACCAGCAAGGAGCCCTGGCAGTTCGGGCCTCAGGCGCGACAGGCGATGACCAGCGCGCTCCGGCTGCGCCACCGGTTGCTGCCCTACCTGCACACCATGAACCACCGGGCCGCCCACCAGGGCGTGCCGCTGGTGACGCCGATGTACTACGAGTACCCGTGGTCACCGCACGCCTACCGCGTCCGGAACCAGTTCGCCTTCGGCAGCCAGCTGATCGTCGCCCCGATCACCGCCCCAGCCGATCGGCGGCTGCTGCTGGGCGCGGTGACCGCGTGGCTGCCGCCGGGAACCTGGGTCGACCTGTTCACCGAGCTGGTCTATGACGGCGACCGGGAGATGCGGCTGCACCGCGGGCCGGACAGTGTTCCGGTGCTGGCGCGGTCCGGCGCCATCGTGGTGCTCGACGACGCCGCGACGCCGGCCGCCGACAACCCGGCGGCTCTGGAGGTGCTTCTGGTGGTCGGCGAGGACGGGTCCTTCGAGCTCGTCGAGGATGACGGCCTCGGGCCAGGTGATGACCGGCGACGGTGGGCGAGCACTCCGCTGAGCTTTGATCAGGCCACCGGCGTCCTGCGGATCGGCCCGGTCAGCGGCAATGCCGGGTGCCTGCCTGCCCGGCGCGGCTGGACGGTGACGCTGCTGGCCTACGACGGCGGCGCGGCCGAGCCGCGGGCCAGCGTCGACGGCGCGGCGGTCCCGGTCACCGTGCGCCGCGACGGCCGCCGGATGAGCGTGCGGGTGGCCGAGGCGCCGGTGAGCTCGACCGTCCGGGTAAGCCTCGGCGCCCGGCCGGCGCTTGCCCCCAACGACGTCGAGGACAGGCTGTTCGCCCTGCTGCACCGGGCTCAACTGTCCTACGAGCTCAAGACCCAGGTCTTCGAGGCGGTCCGGGCCCAGACGCCGTTGACCACCAGGCTGTCGCAGCTGCAGGCTTTGGACTCGGGCGCCGCGCTGGAGGCGGCGGTCTTCGAACTGCTTCTGGCCAGGCCGGCCGGCGCCGACCCAGCGCCGGCTGCGGGCTGAGCGCGAGGCACGCGCGCTGGTGGTGGCCTGTGCTGCGAGGCCACCACCAGCGTGCGGCTGAGGATCAGGTCAGGTTGGCGACCGAGGCGTACATGTCGTACACCGCGGTGTCGAAGTAGGAGGCCCGGTTCCAGCCGGTGGAGGGCTCCAGGGTGGACATGGCCCCGTTGGAGTAGCCGAGCCCGGTGTTGTTGTCATAGCCGTAGAGCCACGGCGAGCCGGACGATCCGCCGGTGAAGCCGCATTGCAGGGCGATCGTGTACTCGCTGCCGAAGCGGGTGGTGTTGCCCTGGCAGGCCCACTGCCAACCGCCGTCATAGGGGTAACTGGCCGGGTAGCCCAGGATGGTGATCGGCAGGTAGAAAGACTGGTTCCACGTCAGGCCGTTGCCTCCGACCACGTTGACGACGGCCCCGTACTGGTTGGGCCACATGGTCACCATGCCGACGTCGCGGTTGAGGTCGGAGTTGTTCATCCACGAGGTGAAGGTGGTGAAGTACTTGGCCTGCCACTGACCGTAGGGCTGGGAGCCGTAGTTGTAGAGCGGCACGAACACCCAGTTGGTCATCCACGTCTTGCCCGCGCCGCCGTGGATGCAGTGGCCGGCCGTCAGCACCAGTTGCTTGGAGCCGCTGTTGAGCGTGGAGGCCGAGCAGACGTAGTTGCCGCCGGTCACCGGGTCAGTGAAGAACACCTTGCCCACCGTGGAGGAGGCGTTCACTGCCTGCGCTGAGATGTCGCCGCGTCGTGACTGCTCGGCGCGCCGGTCCTGGGGGACCGGCTTGATGGCCGCTGTCGGAGCGATCTTTCCGGGGGCGCCGGCCTTGTGGCTGGACTGCGCCGAGAGGGTCGAGGTCGGGCGTGGCGCCAGGCTGTCAGCGGAACGGGCCTTGGCCTTGCGCTCCTTCGTCCAGTACGCGGAGGTGGAATCCAGCTTGGACGCTGACGTCGCCGCCACCGTCGTGCTCACCGAGTCGCTCAACCCGCCTGGCGCCGGCGCGGCCTGCGCGCCAGGCGCCACGACCGTCAGGCCCAGCGCCACCACCCCGGCCACCAGCCCGGCAACCGGCCATTGTCTGCGATTGAACATGAGTTCTCCTTCGCAATGCGAGCAGCTGTGCGGGGGCCTGATCAGGCCCTTGCCGGCTGCTGACCGAGATTTTCTCGGCGCATGACGAAGCTATACAAATCGGACAAAAGAATACGAGAGTGATGTTTCAATCGTTATCTGAGACAGGGTGCTCCGCCGGCAGGTCAGCCCGTCCGGTTGGGACGCCTGCCCCACACAACGGCTGCCAGCGCCATCCCGCCGAGCAGGACGCCGAGGGCGCCCAGCCCGAGCGCGGTGTTGGCCCGTGCGTCGCTGCCGCCCTCCGAGCTGCCGGACACAGTCAGCTGGGACGGGCTGGCCGACGCTGATGCCGTGCTGCCGGCTGGCGCCGTGCTGCCAGGCGATGCCGTGCTGCCGGTGGACGTCAGGTGCCCGGCCGAGTCAGTCCCACTCGCCGCCGCCAGCTTCAGGACGGGCGCCGGATGCTCGGGCTCGGCGGTGCTGCCCTCGGCGGCTTCCTCGATCCACGAGACGACCGCGCCGTCGCTGTAGGTCTGGATCGCCTTGAACGTCATCGACGGCGCCTTGGGCAGCGGGCCGACACTGATCGTGAACTGGTTGAACTCACCCGGCTTGATCGCGCTCGCGGCGCTGTCGGCCTTCCACTCGATGACGCTGACCGCCTCGCTGGCGCCGGAGCCGACCGGGCTCGCCGGCTTGGCCTTGGTCACCGTGTGGGCCCAACCGGGAGTCGGCAGCACCGACACCGACGCCAGCGGCTGGTCGGGCGGCAGCTGCACCTTCAGCCTTGTGGTGCTCGCCGTGTCCGACTCGGTAGGCACCTTGAACGTCAGGCTGGCGTACCCGCCTTGCACCGCAGCCGGGCTAGACACGCTCACATGGGCCGCGGCCGCGCCCGCGCCGAGAAAACCAGCTGCCCAGGCGCCGAGCAGGACGACTGCGACGGCTAGGCCACGGTGATAGCGACTCACGAGGATCTCCTTTGGTCACACTTCGAACGCCCAGGCGGCGAGGGTGTGCCGCAGTAGTCCTTCGGAGCCCTCGGTTGGTTCCTGGCCGAGGCGTAGCGAGGCGTAGCTCACACCGATGACAGCCGTCTGTGTCGCCAACAATGCCGGGCCACGCCGGCCGGGTTGGGCACTGATCGCCAGTGCCGCCATCATGGTCTCCTTGACAGAGTGGGACGATCAGGCACGAAGCGCCGAGGAAAGGGGTGCCCCGCCGTGCGGGTGGTGATCGCGGTGGGCGGCAACGCGATGACCGCGGCCGACGGCTCGGCCCGTCCGCAGGACCAGCAGAGCGCTATCGAGCGGGCCGTCGAACCGATCGCCGAGCTGATCTGCGCCGGCCATCAGGTGGTGCTGACGCATGGCAACGGCCCGCAGGTGGGCAACCTGCTGGTCAAGAACGAGCTGGCCGCCTCGGTGGTGCCGCCGGTGCCGCTGGACTGGTGCGGCGCGCAGACCCAGGCCACCGTCGGCCTGTTGATCCTCAACGCTCTCGACCGGGCACTGGCCGCCCGGAACTCGCAGGCGCGCACCGCGGTGGTCGTCTCGCGCACCGAGGTCGCCGCGGACGATCCGGCTTTCAGCGCGCCGTCCAAACCGATCGGGCGCTACCTCAGCAGGGCCGACGCGGCCGTGATGACCGGCCACGGCCAGCACTGGCAGGACCGCGGTGAGCGGGGCTGGCGCCGGGTGGTCGCCTCGCCCGAGCCGCTGCGCTGCCTGGACGCCCCGGCCGTGGTGGCCTTGCTGGCCGCCGGCTTCGCGGTGGTGTGCTCCGGCGGCGGCGGCATCCCGGTGGTGGCCGACGGCAGCCCCGGCGGCTACCGCGGCGTCGAGGCCGTCATCGACAAGGACCTGACCGCGGCCCTGCTGGCCGACGCGCTGGCCGCGGACCGGCTGGTGATCGCCACCGACGTCGAGCACGCGGTGCTCGGCTGGGGCACCGACAGCGCGACGCCCCTGGCCGGCGTCGACGTGGACGACCTCGAAGCGCTCATCGCCGAGGGCGCCTTCGCCAGCGGCAGCATGGCGCCGAAGGTGACCGCCGCCTGCCGGTTCACCCGCCAGAGCGGCAAGCCGGCGGCCATCACCTCGCTGAGCAAGATCGCCGACGCCCTGGCCGGGGTGGCCGGCACCATCGTGCGTCCCGCGCCGTCCCGGCCGGGGCGCCCAGCAGGCGCCGACGGCCCGTCTGCCTAGAATCG
This portion of the Jatrophihabitans sp. genome encodes:
- a CDS encoding YcnI family protein — encoded protein: MSRYHRGLAVAVVLLGAWAAGFLGAGAAAAHVSVSSPAAVQGGYASLTFKVPTESDTASTTRLKVQLPPDQPLASVSVLPTPGWAHTVTKAKPASPVGSGASEAVSVIEWKADSAASAIKPGEFNQFTISVGPLPKAPSMTFKAIQTYSDGAVVSWIEEAAEGSTAEPEHPAPVLKLAAASGTDSAGHLTSTGSTASPGSTAPAGSTASASASPSQLTVSGSSEGGSDARANTALGLGALGVLLGGMALAAVVWGRRPNRTG
- a CDS encoding DUF1905 domain-containing protein, with the protein product MNLEFSGELWFWRGPAPWHFITVAEPECRQLEAASPVLSYGWGMIPVAARIGATEWKTSLWPKDGLYVVPVKAWVRKAEGLELGDVLTVRLSLDL
- a CDS encoding metallophosphoesterase, whose amino-acid sequence is MIAAAGDIACDPDDADFNGGLGVAGHCHMKATAALVQGIRPKTVLELGDAQYNSGSSSDFLASYDKSWGVLKTLTRPVVGNHEYGTSGAAGYFGYFKTAATGGSSCLSNCPGYYSFNLGSWHIVAINTECTRINNGVGCAVGSPQEKWLKADLAQYPTKCTLVFGHRPRWSSNSFASSDIAPLVNAMVAAGVDLYLAGHSHSYERFAPMSASGAASSTGMTEIVVGTGGSFYSGFGTTAANSVVRKSNIFGVLKTTLRPTSYTWSFVPDSSTPFSDSGSRNCN
- a CDS encoding carbamate kinase, which encodes MRVVIAVGGNAMTAADGSARPQDQQSAIERAVEPIAELICAGHQVVLTHGNGPQVGNLLVKNELAASVVPPVPLDWCGAQTQATVGLLILNALDRALAARNSQARTAVVVSRTEVAADDPAFSAPSKPIGRYLSRADAAVMTGHGQHWQDRGERGWRRVVASPEPLRCLDAPAVVALLAAGFAVVCSGGGGIPVVADGSPGGYRGVEAVIDKDLTAALLADALAADRLVIATDVEHAVLGWGTDSATPLAGVDVDDLEALIAEGAFASGSMAPKVTAACRFTRQSGKPAAITSLSKIADALAGVAGTIVRPAPSRPGRPAGADGPSA
- a CDS encoding TIM-barrel domain-containing protein — translated: MDQRYRLPTRPVTDPRAVVRGPDYRITVLADGLLRLEHSADEAFEDRASAFAINRELPVPAFEVVETDSHLEVLTERLQLVYDRGPFSTSGLSVQVRGGVSSWHSVWRYGDRPADGDGNLGGTARTLDMADGALPVEPGVLSRNGYAMIDDSRTPVLNSDGWVSPRPGDAEDLYVFAYGRDYPQALRALYALSGGQPLLPRWALGNWWSRYHRYSAAEYLALLDRFAEEGIPFSVAVLDMDWHLVDVEPRFGSGWTGYTWNRELFEDPPAFLAELHRRGLKVTLNDHPADGVRAYEDAYPAMAQALGLDPASERPIAFDVTDPDFLTAYFQILHRQLEEQGVDFWWLDWQQGPHSRIAGIDPLWMLNHFHFLDSARDGRRPLTFSRYAGPGSHRYPVGFSGDTITTWASLDFQPEFTATASNIGYGWWSHDIGGHMGGAKDDELATRWLQLGVFSPICRLHSVLSPFTSKEPWQFGPQARQAMTSALRLRHRLLPYLHTMNHRAAHQGVPLVTPMYYEYPWSPHAYRVRNQFAFGSQLIVAPITAPADRRLLLGAVTAWLPPGTWVDLFTELVYDGDREMRLHRGPDSVPVLARSGAIVVLDDAATPAADNPAALEVLLVVGEDGSFELVEDDGLGPGDDRRRWASTPLSFDQATGVLRIGPVSGNAGCLPARRGWTVTLLAYDGGAAEPRASVDGAAVPVTVRRDGRRMSVRVAEAPVSSTVRVSLGARPALAPNDVEDRLFALLHRAQLSYELKTQVFEAVRAQTPLTTRLSQLQALDSGAALEAAVFELLLARPAGADPAPAAG
- a CDS encoding CoA transferase; translated protein: MTDPEQQARQRPDPAGGPLADLLVIDLSRALAGPHAAMMLGDQGARVIKVEAPGHGDDTRGWGPPFLHPTEGERESTYFLSCNRNKESITLDLKDPAGAATLARLVRQADVLVENFRTGVLDRLGFSMDRLHELNPGLVILSITGFGHDGPEGGRPGYDQIAQGEGGLMSLTGSSPDEPTKVGVPIADLLAGMYGAYGVLAALHERRATGRGQVVRTSLLAGMVGVHAFQGTRYTVAGEVPQVAGRHHPSICPYGLFSAADGMVQIAVGSDRLWEAFAAAFGLDRPQWSRNADRVADREAVIAAVDKAFGGYTRERLMALLSELGTPAGQVRSLDEVYEWEQTRSQGLLIEVEHPSLGAVALPGPPVRYDTGGRQEHQPPPTLGQHNDAVLAWLDEVDPPEAG